Proteins from a genomic interval of Ramlibacter algicola:
- a CDS encoding VOC family protein translates to MFSHIFVGVRDFDRALAFYRPVMAALGIPERFCEPDRPWAGWQTPGSVRPLFLVGKPHDGQPHAAGNGQMVAFTAANRALVDEVYRIALARGGTSEGEPGLRPQYHASYYGAYVRDPDGNKLCVVCHSEPLP, encoded by the coding sequence ATGTTCTCCCACATCTTCGTCGGCGTCCGCGATTTCGACCGCGCGCTGGCGTTCTACCGCCCGGTGATGGCGGCCCTCGGCATCCCCGAGCGATTCTGCGAACCCGACCGACCCTGGGCCGGCTGGCAGACGCCGGGGTCGGTGCGGCCCTTGTTCCTGGTCGGCAAGCCCCATGACGGCCAGCCGCACGCGGCCGGCAACGGGCAGATGGTCGCCTTCACGGCGGCGAACCGCGCGCTCGTCGACGAGGTGTACCGGATCGCGCTGGCGCGAGGCGGCACGTCCGAAGGCGAGCCCGGCCTGCGCCCGCAGTACCACGCGTCCTACTACGGCGCGTACGTCCGCGACCCCGACGGCAACAAGTTGTGCGTGGTCTGCCATTCGGAGCCCCTCCCATGA
- a CDS encoding DUF6984 family protein — MRPLHPHERPLVDALFENAGLLPPVTATLVAERDDGGMGSLAFEPLGRRLGGTVSECQFTDADGVLVCAALNVDDAGFPLELDLWKVDFEPLLRWPEKAQLVRWSSETGR; from the coding sequence ATGCGGCCCCTGCATCCCCACGAGCGTCCGCTGGTCGATGCGCTCTTCGAAAACGCGGGGCTGCTGCCGCCGGTGACCGCCACGCTGGTGGCGGAGCGCGACGACGGCGGCATGGGCAGCCTGGCCTTCGAGCCGCTCGGCCGCCGCCTGGGCGGCACGGTCTCCGAGTGCCAGTTCACCGACGCCGACGGCGTCCTGGTCTGCGCGGCGCTCAACGTGGACGACGCCGGCTTCCCGCTCGAGCTCGACCTGTGGAAGGTGGACTTCGAGCCGCTGTTGCGCTGGCCGGAGAAGGCGCAACTGGTGCGCTGGTCGTCCGAGACGGGTCGCTGA
- a CDS encoding dihydrofolate reductase family protein yields the protein MTQVFVNIGLSLDGYMAPEGMTMDDPNFKGWGAKWGAMMGWLLKQQAFRDHLQWGPGGETGPVNDLVRATFDRTGANVMGKRMFDQGEVAWPEEAPFHTPVYVLTHEKREPWVRPGGTTFHFVNDGPERALELARAAAGGKDVRISGGADVIQQYLDLGVIDELEIALAPVLFCGGRRLFENIGEPGPRFRIESVFAGPGATHLRYVRQ from the coding sequence ATGACCCAAGTCTTCGTCAACATCGGCCTCAGCCTCGATGGCTACATGGCCCCGGAAGGGATGACCATGGATGACCCGAACTTCAAGGGCTGGGGTGCGAAGTGGGGCGCGATGATGGGCTGGCTGCTGAAGCAGCAGGCCTTCCGCGACCACCTCCAGTGGGGTCCCGGCGGCGAGACCGGCCCGGTCAACGACCTGGTGCGCGCCACCTTCGACCGCACCGGCGCCAACGTCATGGGCAAGCGCATGTTCGACCAGGGCGAAGTGGCGTGGCCGGAGGAGGCGCCGTTCCACACGCCGGTCTACGTCCTCACGCACGAGAAGCGCGAGCCGTGGGTACGCCCCGGCGGCACCACCTTCCACTTCGTCAACGACGGGCCGGAGCGCGCGCTGGAACTGGCTCGCGCGGCGGCCGGTGGCAAGGACGTGCGCATCTCCGGTGGCGCCGACGTCATCCAGCAGTACCTCGACCTCGGCGTGATCGACGAACTGGAGATCGCGCTGGCGCCGGTGCTGTTCTGCGGCGGCAGGCGCCTGTTCGAGAACATCGGCGAGCCGGGACCGCGGTTCCGCATCGAGAGCGTGTTCGCCGGGCCCGGCGCCACGCACCTGCGCTACGTGCGCCAGTGA
- a CDS encoding VOC family protein: protein MAIQRMDNVGIVVEDLDAAIAFFTELGLTLEGRMRVDGEWAGRVTGLHGQRVEIAMLRTPDGHSRLELSRFDAPAIAEDHRKAPVNALGYLRVMFAVDDLDDTLERLAKLGATVVDEVVDYQGVYRLCYVRGVEGILVGLAQEIRRELA from the coding sequence ATGGCCATCCAGCGCATGGACAACGTCGGCATCGTCGTCGAGGACCTCGATGCCGCGATCGCGTTCTTCACCGAGCTCGGTCTCACCCTCGAAGGCCGCATGCGGGTCGACGGCGAGTGGGCCGGCCGCGTGACCGGCCTGCACGGCCAGCGCGTCGAGATCGCGATGCTGCGCACGCCCGACGGGCACAGCCGCCTGGAGCTCTCCCGCTTCGACGCCCCCGCCATCGCCGAGGACCATCGCAAGGCGCCGGTGAACGCGCTCGGCTACCTGCGCGTGATGTTCGCCGTGGACGACCTGGACGATACGCTCGAGCGGCTGGCGAAGCTGGGCGCCACCGTGGTGGACGAGGTCGTCGACTACCAGGGCGTGTACCGGCTTTGCTATGTGCGGGGCGTGGAAGGAATCCTGGTCGGGCTGGCGCAGGAGATCCGGCGCGAGCTCGCCTGA
- the ggt gene encoding gamma-glutamyltransferase, which yields MQNPPRIPRRALAAVLCTTIATFAHAASAPPAAGENGMVVTAQHIASRVGVEILKKGGNAVDAAVAVGYALAVVYPAAGNLGGGGFMTLQMADGRKTFIDFREKAPLAATPTMYLDKDGNVIKGASTLGHLAVAVPGSVAGMEYALARYGSKPRREVIGPAIALAGQGFTLEQGDVDMLRTGTDAFRKDAATAAIFLNNNEPWKAGEKLVQKDLARTLRAIERDGANGFYRGPVARAIAASSKAGGGLITTEDLEKYKVRELAPVECDYRGVHVVSAPPPSSGGVVICEILNILEGYPMRDLGFRSAQAVHYQIEAMRHAYMDRNSYLGDPDFVKNPLERLLSKDYAGAIRKAIDPQRAGISNDIRPGTPPHEGSNTTHYSIVDKAGNAVSVTYTLNDWFGARVTAGGTGVLLNDEMDDFTAKVGVPNIYGLVQGQANSIAPGKTPLSSMAPTILTRDGKPVMVVGTPGGSRIITTVLHTILNVIDYDMTLQEAVDAPRFHQQWLPETTNLERFAVSPDTQGLLERMGHKFAGPQPANHIAAILVGAPSLDGKPVANFKYYGSIDPRRTTGLALGY from the coding sequence ATGCAGAACCCGCCTCGCATCCCCCGGCGCGCCCTGGCCGCCGTCCTCTGCACCACGATCGCCACCTTCGCGCACGCTGCCTCCGCACCGCCTGCAGCGGGCGAGAACGGCATGGTGGTCACGGCGCAGCACATCGCATCGCGCGTCGGCGTCGAGATCCTGAAGAAGGGCGGCAACGCGGTCGACGCGGCCGTGGCCGTGGGGTATGCGCTCGCCGTCGTTTATCCGGCCGCGGGCAACCTGGGCGGCGGCGGTTTCATGACGCTGCAGATGGCGGACGGGCGCAAGACCTTCATCGACTTCCGCGAGAAGGCGCCGCTGGCGGCCACGCCCACCATGTACCTGGACAAGGACGGCAACGTCATCAAGGGCGCGAGCACGCTGGGGCACCTGGCGGTCGCCGTGCCCGGCTCCGTCGCCGGCATGGAGTACGCGCTGGCCCGGTACGGCAGCAAGCCGCGCCGCGAGGTCATCGGTCCGGCCATCGCGCTGGCGGGGCAGGGCTTCACGCTGGAGCAGGGCGACGTCGACATGCTGCGCACCGGCACCGACGCCTTCCGCAAGGACGCGGCGACGGCGGCGATCTTCCTGAACAACAACGAGCCGTGGAAGGCCGGCGAGAAGCTGGTGCAGAAGGACCTGGCGCGCACTTTGCGCGCGATCGAGCGGGACGGCGCCAACGGTTTCTACCGCGGACCGGTGGCGCGGGCCATCGCCGCATCGAGCAAGGCCGGCGGCGGCCTCATCACCACCGAGGACCTGGAGAAGTACAAGGTGCGCGAGCTGGCACCGGTGGAATGCGACTACCGCGGCGTGCACGTCGTGTCTGCGCCGCCGCCCAGCAGCGGCGGCGTGGTGATCTGCGAGATCCTGAACATCCTCGAGGGCTACCCGATGCGCGACCTGGGCTTCCGCTCGGCGCAGGCGGTGCACTACCAGATCGAGGCCATGCGCCACGCGTACATGGACCGCAACAGCTACCTGGGCGACCCGGACTTCGTGAAGAACCCGCTCGAGCGGCTCCTCAGCAAGGACTACGCGGGCGCCATCCGCAAGGCGATCGACCCGCAGAGGGCCGGCATCTCCAACGACATCCGCCCCGGCACGCCGCCGCACGAGGGCAGCAACACCACGCACTACTCGATCGTCGACAAGGCCGGCAACGCGGTGTCGGTGACGTACACGCTCAACGACTGGTTCGGTGCGCGCGTCACCGCCGGCGGCACCGGCGTGCTGCTGAACGACGAGATGGACGATTTCACGGCCAAGGTCGGGGTGCCCAACATCTACGGGCTGGTGCAGGGCCAGGCCAATTCCATCGCGCCCGGCAAGACGCCGCTGTCGTCGATGGCGCCCACCATCCTCACCCGGGACGGCAAGCCGGTGATGGTGGTCGGCACGCCGGGCGGCAGCCGAATCATCACGACGGTGCTGCACACCATCCTGAACGTGATCGACTACGACATGACGCTGCAGGAAGCGGTGGACGCCCCGCGCTTCCACCAGCAGTGGCTGCCCGAGACGACCAACCTGGAGCGCTTCGCCGTCAGCCCCGACACGCAGGGCCTGCTGGAGCGCATGGGCCACAAGTTCGCCGGGCCGCAACCCGCGAACCACATCGCCGCGATCCTGGTGGGTGCGCCTTCCCTCGACGGCAAGCCCGTCGCCAACTTCAAGTACTACGGCTCGATCGATCCGCGCAGGACCACGGGGTTGGCGCTGGGGTACTGA
- a CDS encoding creatininase family protein, whose amino-acid sequence MRVRDMNWMQLEALLKRGEDRAVLPLGSVEQHAYLSLAVDAILAEQVAVDAAEPLGVPVFPAQAYGCTPTYMAYPGTMTLRLETLLAVLRDLVTSLHHHGFRRILVVNGHGGNNGASSVLQELQARLPGVQLRWHNWWAAPKTMGFVREVDPQASHASWMEGFASTRVHGVQLPEGSKPVVDYVRMALMDPVTKRGYLGDGCYGGRYAMDEATLDELWSIAVGETRAVIEGPWL is encoded by the coding sequence ATGCGCGTGCGCGACATGAACTGGATGCAACTCGAGGCCTTGCTGAAGCGAGGCGAGGACCGTGCCGTGCTGCCGCTGGGCAGCGTCGAGCAGCATGCGTACCTGTCGCTCGCGGTCGACGCGATCCTGGCGGAGCAGGTGGCCGTCGACGCCGCCGAACCGCTCGGCGTGCCCGTCTTCCCCGCGCAAGCCTATGGCTGCACGCCGACGTACATGGCCTACCCGGGGACGATGACGCTGCGGCTGGAGACGCTGCTGGCGGTGCTCAGGGACCTCGTCACGTCGCTGCACCACCATGGCTTCCGCCGCATCCTGGTCGTCAACGGGCATGGCGGCAACAACGGTGCATCCAGCGTCCTGCAGGAACTGCAGGCGCGCCTGCCCGGCGTGCAACTGCGCTGGCACAACTGGTGGGCGGCGCCGAAGACCATGGGCTTCGTGCGCGAGGTCGACCCGCAGGCGTCGCACGCGTCGTGGATGGAAGGCTTCGCCTCGACGCGCGTCCACGGCGTGCAGTTGCCCGAAGGGTCGAAGCCCGTCGTCGACTACGTCCGCATGGCGCTGATGGATCCCGTGACCAAGCGCGGCTACCTGGGCGACGGCTGTTACGGCGGCAGGTACGCGATGGACGAAGCGACGCTGGACGAGCTGTGGTCGATCGCGGTCGGGGAAACGCGCGCGGTGATCGAAGGGCCGTGGCTCTGA
- a CDS encoding thiazole synthase — protein sequence MPFDIGGRTLESRFFLGTAGYPSPEVLREAIRASGTQVVTVGLRRQLSGNGHTNEFYKSIRDSGAHLLPNTAGCTTAREAVTLAKMAREMFGTHWIKLEVVGDDYTLQPDPFELVVAARELAADGFEVFPYCTDDLVTCNRLLDAGCRILMPWGAPIGSGQGLLNPTALRTLRQRLPDVPLVVDAGIGSPKDAVQAIELGYDAVLVNSAVSNAHDPATMARAFKLAIEGGRLAYEAGIMAKQDMAVPTTPVTGRPFVL from the coding sequence ATGCCCTTCGACATCGGCGGCCGCACGCTCGAGAGCCGCTTCTTCCTCGGCACCGCCGGCTATCCCTCGCCCGAGGTGCTGCGCGAAGCCATCCGCGCGTCGGGCACGCAGGTGGTCACCGTCGGCCTGCGCCGGCAGCTCTCGGGCAACGGCCACACGAACGAGTTCTACAAGTCGATCCGCGATTCGGGCGCACACCTGCTGCCCAACACCGCCGGCTGCACGACCGCGCGCGAGGCGGTGACGCTGGCGAAGATGGCGCGCGAGATGTTCGGCACGCACTGGATCAAGCTGGAGGTGGTCGGCGACGACTACACGCTGCAGCCCGACCCGTTCGAGCTGGTGGTGGCCGCGCGCGAGCTGGCGGCCGACGGGTTCGAGGTGTTCCCGTACTGCACCGACGACCTCGTCACGTGCAACCGGCTGCTCGACGCGGGCTGCCGCATCCTGATGCCGTGGGGCGCGCCGATCGGCTCGGGGCAGGGCCTGCTCAATCCCACGGCGCTGCGCACGCTGCGCCAGCGCCTGCCCGACGTGCCGCTGGTGGTCGACGCCGGCATCGGGTCGCCCAAGGACGCCGTGCAGGCCATCGAGCTGGGCTACGACGCGGTGCTGGTGAATTCGGCCGTGTCGAACGCGCACGATCCGGCAACGATGGCGCGCGCATTCAAGCTCGCGATCGAGGGTGGCCGGCTCGCGTACGAGGCGGGCATCATGGCCAAGCAGGACATGGCCGTGCCCACCACGCCGGTGACCGGGCGGCCTTTCGTGCTCTGA
- the thiS gene encoding sulfur carrier protein ThiS has product MIAIRLNNDSVQLDEGATLAALVARLDKPPAALATAVNGDFVARDAREQCVLRDGDVVMTFEPITGG; this is encoded by the coding sequence ATGATCGCGATCCGCCTGAACAACGACAGCGTGCAGCTGGACGAGGGCGCGACGCTCGCCGCTCTCGTCGCCAGGCTGGACAAGCCACCGGCCGCGCTCGCCACCGCCGTCAACGGCGACTTCGTGGCTCGCGACGCGCGCGAGCAGTGCGTGCTGCGCGACGGCGACGTCGTCATGACCTTCGAACCCATCACGGGAGGTTGA